From a single Rutidosis leptorrhynchoides isolate AG116_Rl617_1_P2 chromosome 5, CSIRO_AGI_Rlap_v1, whole genome shotgun sequence genomic region:
- the LOC139846827 gene encoding polyprenal reductase 2, whose amino-acid sequence MEDLGIGLVSLLRAAWIFATLPIVIAFLPLPGLGWFRSSLLGFAKRGKILQSNSKLTVPQRYFSHFYVVAVFWTTILLFAVWFYAIKMLPSLIEHDFFSTLTSHLTGGSHAFALHKSLSTRDHVYNVWLSVFLLLLMEAQVLRRLYETIYVFNYSPSARMHILGYFAGLFFYTAAPLSLCCTFAPEVFDCVKNLVAEFIVKGKDRMSRPELTIWMFVTPFLRLRWYAWMGAVIFFWGWIHQFRCHEILGSLREKSEKPEEYVIPYGDWFEYVSSPHYSAEIVIYGGLLVASGGADLSLWLLFAFVVANLVFAATETHRWYVHKFEDYPHNRYVIFPFVY is encoded by the exons ATGGAAGACCTGGGAATTGGGCTTGTATCCTTGCTACGAGCTGCATGGATATTTGCAACATTACCGATTGTTATCGCGTTCTTGCCGCTGCCAGGGCTCGGTTGGTTTCGCAGCTCTTTGTTAGGGTTTGCTAAGAGAGGCAAGATTTTGCAATCCAACTCT AAATTAACTGTGCCTCAAAGATACTTCTCTCACTTTTATGTGGTGGCGGTTTTCTGGACGACAATATTGCTTTTTGCAGTATGGTTTTATGCAATCAAGATGTTACCGTCACTTATTGAACATGACTTTTTTTCTACTTTAACTAGTCACTTAACTGGTGGTTCACATGCATTCGCCTTGCATAAATCTTTATCAACAAGAGACCATGTATACAATGTTTGGCTATCAGTATTTCTACTTTTACTAATGGAAGCTCAAGTTTTGCGACGTTTATACGAGACAATTTATGTTTTTAACTACAGCCCATCAGCCCGAATGCACATTTTAGGGTATTTTGCAGGCCTATT tTTCTATACAGCAGCTCCATTGTCTCTGTGTTGTACTTTTGCACCGGAAGTGTTTGACTGTGTGAAGAATCTTGTGGCGGAGTTTATTGTGAAGGGAAAAGATCGAATGTCGAGACCCGAGTTGACTATTTGGATGTTTGTGACTCCTTTTTTGAGGCTTCGATGGTATGCTTGGATGGGTGCGGTTATATTCTTTTGGGGTTGGATACATCAATTTCGTTGTCATGAAATTCTT GGTTCGTTACGAGAAAAAAGTGAAAAACCGGAGGAGTATGTTATTCCTTATGGCGATTGGTTTGAATATGTTTCGTCTCCTCACTACTCAGCCGAAATT GTAATTTATGGTGGTCTTCTGGTGGCTAGTGGTGGGGCAGATCTTTCATTGTGGTTGCTTTTTGCATTTGTG GTGGCAAATCTTGTTTTCGCAGCAACAGAAACACATAGGTGGTACGTGCATAAATTCGAGGATTACCCTCATAACAGATATGTTATTTTCCCGTTTGTTTATTAG